Part of the Cetobacterium ceti genome, AAATTCTTTCAATTAATTCATAATTTACTGGCACTTGATTTTGTGTGAAAGCCATTGTAATTGCTCGGTTTATACGAGATTTATCAAATGTAACAATAGCCCCATCTCTCTTAATAACTTCTTTCAATTTTTTCACCTCTTTTATAAATCTTTCAAATAATATTATACACAATATTTTGTGTTTTACCTAGAGCGAAAAAATCAATAAATTTTTACAAAAAAAATGTTTCCATTATCTAGGGAATAATGGAAACGTAATTGAGTAATAGGTAAAATAGATTTTAGGATTATTAATCTATTTTATAATTAAAATATAACATGTAAAAAAAGTTAAATGAAATATAAAAAATATATAATTATTTTATTATAATATCTGCTGTTAACATATTTAAATAATTTATTAAATCTTTAGGAACTATTTCTAATTGTAAACCTCTCATTCCTCCACTAATAAGAATTTTATCTTTAGATAATGCAGAATTATCAATAATAGATAAATGACGTTTTTTAATACCAATTGGAGAACATCCTCCTCTAATATAGCCGGTATTTTTTAATAAGTCATTTAAATTTAACATTTCAACTTTTTTAAAATGTAGAACTTTTGCTAATTTTTTTAAATCTAATTCATCACTTCCAGGAATACATGCAATTATAAGTTCCTTTTTTTCATTTAAAAGAGCTAAAG contains:
- the ybaK gene encoding Cys-tRNA(Pro) deacylase; its protein translation is MNLKKTNAIREIEKTHFDYNIYTYEVDENDLSAINVAIKTGIDITKIYKTLALLNEKKELIIACIPGSDELDLKKLAKVLHFKKVEMLNLNDLLKNTGYIRGGCSPIGIKKRHLSIIDNSALSKDKILISGGMRGLQLEIVPKDLINYLNMLTADIIIK